The genomic interval CGCAAGGGGATAGCGCTTTTGTACCGCGGTGACGATTTCAACCACACGCTCAACAATAAAATCTTCGCTCTTTTCCCCATACGGGAAAGCGACGTTATCGAAAGCGTAGATGTAATGGAGATCCGGCAGGAGATGCCGAATCTCATCATAGACCGAAAGCCCACCGACGCCGGAATCAAACACCAGCACGGTGGGACGCGGATTAGAAGGTGTAGCTGCCAGACAAGGTGTATTCCCGTCCTGCAGTTTGGTAGCCATAAACTGTCTCGTAATCTTTATCGAACAGGTTGGCTATTTTACCACGAACTGTGAGATGTGAGGTGACCGGATACGAAACTGCCACATCCCACAGACTGACACCGCCCATTTTTACTTTCTCAGACGGATAAGTGCCAAAGTCAGTGTCGTAACGCGTACCGAGATAGTGATAAGTCAGGCTCCAGTCGAAATCATAGATCTGGGTGTCGAGCTGATATTTCACCTGCTGCTTAGCACGACGGTCCAGAAGTTCGTTGGTTGCGGCATTGCGAGCATCCACATAGTCGTAACCAACAGTATGCGTCAACCGGCCCGTATCAAACGATGCTGTCGCTTCCACGCCTTTAATGCGTGCTTTACCAACGTTGTAATATTGCTGGAGGTTATTATTGAAGTCGATGAGATTATCAACGTCATTACGGTAGCCGGATACGCGCCAGCTCACGCCCGCCGTCAGGCCTTCAAACGCACCTTCCCACTGCTTGCTCTCTTCTGGATCAAGATGGTCATTGCCATAGAAACCATAGAGTTGACCCAGATTCGGCGCTTTATAGGCCGTTCCATAAGAAGCAACGAAGCGGTAACCCTCCACGAACTCCCAGGCCGCACTACTTTGCCAGGTGCCATGGCGACCGAACTGAGAGTTATCATCGCTGCGAACCGCCCCTTCCAGGGTGAAGTCACCAAACTGCTGCAACCCGGTCAGGTAAACGCCGGTGTTACGCAGATCGTAGCCGTTGGTCACGTAGTTTGTACCCGGCTCGGTGCTCTGCTTCTGCCAGTCAACGCCCGCGCCAATGTTTCCATGGCCAACATCAACGGAGTTGAGCCACTGGACGTTGTACTGTTTGATTTCATCCAGTGTGGCTGTCGAATCGTAGCGGCCTAAATTGGGGTCGTAGTTATAGTCCTTGCTGTGGCTATAGCTGGTGAGCAGCTGGGAATGGAAGATGTCATCGTTGAAGCGCAATCCTGCATCCCAGGTCTGACTATAGAGCTGGCGGGTATCGACCAGTACATCAGGGGTAAATGAGCTGTAATAGCCGTCGTAGGCAGTGCGGTTGCTGTAGCCAAAGCCGCGAACAAATCCGCTCCACTGCTCCGAGAATGCGTGATCCAGTGCACCATAGAGCGTTTTATTCATAAAGCCGTCGCGATCGGTCTGGGCAAGGCCGCCATTATTGCCGTCCGCAACCACATCAAACCCTTTGGTATAGGTGTAATCACCCGCAAGCGTGACGCGCGTGCTGTCGCCCAATGTTTGCTGGGTACTACCGCCATAATTCTGGTAACCATGCGACCCTACACCTGCATTCAGCGTGGTACCGTCCTTCGCGCGAGTGGTAATAATGTTTACGACTCCGCCGATAGCGTCCGAGCCGTACACCGCCGAACGCGGTCCACGAACATATTCGATACGCTGCACCAGGGAGATCGGGAACTGGCTGAGATCGGATGACCCCGTGACGCCCGCCTGGTTAAGGCGGATCCCATCAACAAGAATCAGGACGTGGCTGGAGTTGGTGCCACGAATAAAGAGAGAAGAGAGTTGCCCCATCCCACCACTTTGCGCCGTATCCACGCCGGGCAGGCGACGCATAACATCCAGGACCGTGGTTGATTGCCAACGGTCAATATCGGCACGCGTAACAACCGTGTTTGCTGCCAGAATAGTTTTTTCAGGTTGTTCAAAACGATTTGCCGTCACCACCAACGAGTCGGCGCTATCCTGCGCCCAGCCCGAAAATGCCGTGACGGACAACGCCGTCAACAGCGATACTTTTTTAATCATTGTTAAAGCATCCACAATATAAGAAGGATGCCGCAGGCCTCATCGATAGCACGCGATGATGAAACCAAATGCGACGTGATCCCGGCAGGTCTTCGGGCTAGGTGGCTATATAAGGATGAAGACTTCCCATTTTTCACAGTGTCTACAACGCTCATCCCGCCAGTCTTTACCGCTGCGCGTCAGCTCCAGATTTACACTGGATTCCCTTTTCACTCTCAGGAGACCGGAAACAGAATGCTACAATTAGACACGTATGGATGTCCAGACAGCTATTGCCCATTAAATCTGGACATCCCCTGAACAATGCCTACAATCCCCGCGTAATTCTTTATCACTCAGGACGCATCATGACCCCAGAACACCTCCCGACAGAACAGTACGACGCGCAGCTGGCAGAGAAAGTCGCCCGCCTGCAAAGTATGATGACGCCTTTCAACGCGCCCGTTCCCGAGGTGTTCCGCTCCCCTGTCAGCCACTACCGCATGCGCGCCGAGTTCCGCATCTGGCACGACGGCGACGACCTGTACCACATCATTTTCGATCAGCAGACGAAGTCCCGTATTCGCGTGGACAGCTTTCCGGCGGCGAGCGAACTCATTAACCAATTGATGACGCTGATAATGGACGGCGTGCGCAACAATCCGGTACTGCGTAACAAGCTGTTCCAGATTGACTACCTGACCACCCGGAGCAATCAGGCAATTGTCTCTCTGCTGTACCACAAAGCGCTTAACGACGAGTGGCGCGAGCAGGCAGAAGCGCTGCGCGATGCGCTGCGTGCGCAGAACATCAACGTTCACCTGATTGGCCGCGCGACAAAAACCAAAATCATGCTGGATCAGGACTACATCGACGAACGCCTGCCGGTGGCAGGTAAAGAGATGGTTTACCGTCAGGTCGAGAACAGCTTCACACAGCCGAATGCCGCGATGAACGTGCAGATGCTGGAGTGGGCGCTGAAGGCGACGGAAGGGTCAACGGGCGATCTGCTTGAGCTCTACTGCGGTAACGGCAACTTCTCGCTGGCGCTGGCGCGTAACTTCGATCGCGTCCTGGCAACGGAAATCGCCAAGCCGTCGGTGGCTGCCGCGCAGTACAACATCGCCGCTAACCATATCGACAACGTGCAGATCATTCGTATGGCCGCAGAAGAGTTCACGCAGGCCATGAACGGCGTACGCCAGTTTAACCGCCTGGAAGGGATCGATCTCAAGAGCTACCAGTGTGAGACAATTTTTGTCGACCCGCCGCGCAGTGGCCTGGACAGCGAAACCGAGAAGATGGTGCAGGCGTACCCGCGCATTTTGTACATCTCCTGTAACCCGGAGACGCTGTGCAAGAACCTCGAAACATTAGGCCAGACGCACAGGGTTGAACGTCTGGCGCTGTTCGATCAGTTCCCGTATACGCACCATATGGAGTGCGGCGTACTGCTCACGGTGAAATAATGTGGGGCTTGCAGGGCAGGTAAGCGAAGCGCCACCTGCCAAAAAAGCCGGATGGCGCTTCGCTTATCCGGCCTACCATCACAAAACTCTTTACTCCGGCAACTGGCTCTTACGGCTACGCATGCGCGAGCCAATCCAGAACACCAGCGCCACAGACAGTACCGCAGGGAAGAAGTTAGAGCCGATATCCGGATATTCCGCGCGAACCACCGTGCTATACAGCAATACGCCCAGAATAAAGCAGGCAGCGGCCAGCCCCGGTAACCCCACAGGCATAGTGCGGTTCAGGTAACGTTGATGCAGGCAGTAAACCGTCAGCACCAGCGCAATAAGCGGGAAAATCGAAAATGGAACGATTGAGCTAAAAATAGCGGCAAACGTACCATTAATGGATAAGCCAGCGATCAATGCCAGCAACAGCGTCCCTTTATCCTGACCTGACTGTTTCATTACTCACCTTCACTCTTCGGTTTGATGTGCCAGTTTCTCTTGTTCACGGCGATACCAGTAGTACGCGCCTTTGGAGATCATCCTGAGCTGCAATACCAGTCGCTCTTCGAGCTGCTTGCGTTGTTCAATGCTGACATCCAGCGCTTCGGCACCCGCGCTGAAAACAATCGTCACCATCGCCTCAGCCTGTGCTTCAGTAAACGCACGCGGCATATGGTTTTCGAGTTCAAGATAGTCGGCAAGTTCCGCGATGAAATGCTGAATTTCACGCGCGACGGCGGCACGAAACGCTGCCGATGTGCCCGAACGCTCGCGCAGAAGCAGGCGAAACGCGTTGGGGTTATTACCAATAAATTCCATAAAGGTGGACACGGAGGTGCGGATCACGCTGCCCCCTTTGGCGATACGCTGGCGCGCCTGTCGCATCAGCTGGCGCAGCATCAGACCGCTCTCGTCGACCATGGTCAGGCCCAGTTCATCCACATCACGGAAATGACGATAGAAGGACGTTGGCGCAATTCCGGCCTCGCGTGCGACTTCTCGCAGGCTCAAACTGGCAAAACTCCGCTCAGCACTCAGTTGACTGAATGCGGCTTCCACCAGCGAACGCCGGGTTTTCTCTTTTTGTTGTGCTCTTACGCCCATCACTATAGTTGAATCCTTCCAAAGGCCTGCTGGCACTATACCAGAGAATAAAATTAATCTGTTTGCCTGGCTTTGTGAATGATTGTTTACGTGCGGTTTGTGCTCCACTGCCGGAAAAAAGCACAACGATAATTGGGTTACTCTGCCAATGATGTTATGATTCTGTTGCTTTTATGTATAAGAACAGGTAAGCCTTACCATGCCACATTCCTACGATTACGACGCAATAGTTATTGGTTCCGGCCCCGGCGGCGAAGGTGCTGCTATGGGTCTGGTGAAACAGGGAGCCAGAGTAGCGGTCATCGAGCGCTACCATAATGTCGGCGGCGGTTGTACCCACTGGGGCACCATCCCTTCGAAAGCCCTCCGCCACGCCGTTAGCCGCATTATCGAATTTAACCAGAACCCTCTTTACAGCGACCACTCCCGACTTCTTCGTTCATCCTTTGCTGACATCCTGAATCACGCGGATACCGTTATTAACCAGCAGACACGCATGCGCCAGGGATTTTATGAGCGTAACCACTGTGAAATTTTGCAGGGCAACGCGCATTTTGTGGATGAACACACCCTGGCACTCGAATGCCACGACGGTTCGGTTGAAACCATCACGGCTGAAAAGTTTGTGATTGCCTGCGGCTCACGCCCGTACCATCCCGCCGACGTGGACTTCTCGCACCCGCGCGTCTACGACAGCGACTCGATTCTGAGCCTGCACCATGAACCCCGCCACGTCATTATCTATGGCGCAGGGGTGATTGGTTGCGAATATGCGTCGATCTTCCGCGGAATGGACGTCAAAGTTGACCTGATCAACACCCGTGACCGCCTGCTGGCGTTCCTCGATCAGGAGATGTCGGACTCCCTCTCCTATCACTTCTGGAACAGCGGCGTGGTGATTCGCCACAACGAAGAGTACGAGAAAATCGAAGGCTGTGACGACGGGGTGATCATGCACCTGAAGTCCGGTAAGAAGCTGAAAGCAGACTGCCTGCTATACGCCAACGGCCGTACCGGCAACACTGATTCCCTGCAGCTGGAAAATATCGGGCTTGAGACCGACAGTCGTGGTCAGCTGAAGGTTAACAGCATGTATCAGACCGCCCTGCCGCACGTTTACGCGGTCGGCGACGTGATTGGTTACCCAAGCTTGGCCTCAGCCGCTTACGACCAGGGACGAATTGCCGCACAGGCGTTGGTAAAAGGTGAAGCGACGGCGCACCTGATCGAAGATATTCCGACGGGCATCTATACCATCCCGGAAATCAGTTCAGTCGGGAAAACCGAGCAGCAGCTGACCTCAATGAAAGTGCCTTACGAGGTGGGTCGTGCGCAGTTTAAACATCTTGCGCGGGCGCAAATCGTGGGGATGAGCGTAGGTACGCTGAAAATTCTGTTCCATCGTGAGACGAAAGAGATCCTCGGCATTCACTGCTTTGGTGAACGCGCG from Enterobacter sp. JBIWA008 carries:
- the sthA gene encoding Si-specific NAD(P)(+) transhydrogenase — encoded protein: MPHSYDYDAIVIGSGPGGEGAAMGLVKQGARVAVIERYHNVGGGCTHWGTIPSKALRHAVSRIIEFNQNPLYSDHSRLLRSSFADILNHADTVINQQTRMRQGFYERNHCEILQGNAHFVDEHTLALECHDGSVETITAEKFVIACGSRPYHPADVDFSHPRVYDSDSILSLHHEPRHVIIYGAGVIGCEYASIFRGMDVKVDLINTRDRLLAFLDQEMSDSLSYHFWNSGVVIRHNEEYEKIEGCDDGVIMHLKSGKKLKADCLLYANGRTGNTDSLQLENIGLETDSRGQLKVNSMYQTALPHVYAVGDVIGYPSLASAAYDQGRIAAQALVKGEATAHLIEDIPTGIYTIPEISSVGKTEQQLTSMKVPYEVGRAQFKHLARAQIVGMSVGTLKILFHRETKEILGIHCFGERAAEIIHIGQAIMEQKGGGNTIEYFVNTTFNYPTMAEAYRVAALNGLNRLF
- the trmA gene encoding tRNA (uridine(54)-C5)-methyltransferase TrmA, whose translation is MTPEHLPTEQYDAQLAEKVARLQSMMTPFNAPVPEVFRSPVSHYRMRAEFRIWHDGDDLYHIIFDQQTKSRIRVDSFPAASELINQLMTLIMDGVRNNPVLRNKLFQIDYLTTRSNQAIVSLLYHKALNDEWREQAEALRDALRAQNINVHLIGRATKTKIMLDQDYIDERLPVAGKEMVYRQVENSFTQPNAAMNVQMLEWALKATEGSTGDLLELYCGNGNFSLALARNFDRVLATEIAKPSVAAAQYNIAANHIDNVQIIRMAAEEFTQAMNGVRQFNRLEGIDLKSYQCETIFVDPPRSGLDSETEKMVQAYPRILYISCNPETLCKNLETLGQTHRVERLALFDQFPYTHHMECGVLLTVK
- the fabR gene encoding HTH-type transcriptional repressor FabR, translating into MMGVRAQQKEKTRRSLVEAAFSQLSAERSFASLSLREVAREAGIAPTSFYRHFRDVDELGLTMVDESGLMLRQLMRQARQRIAKGGSVIRTSVSTFMEFIGNNPNAFRLLLRERSGTSAAFRAAVAREIQHFIAELADYLELENHMPRAFTEAQAEAMVTIVFSAGAEALDVSIEQRKQLEERLVLQLRMISKGAYYWYRREQEKLAHQTEE
- a CDS encoding YijD family membrane protein, producing MKQSGQDKGTLLLALIAGLSINGTFAAIFSSIVPFSIFPLIALVLTVYCLHQRYLNRTMPVGLPGLAAACFILGVLLYSTVVRAEYPDIGSNFFPAVLSVALVFWIGSRMRSRKSQLPE
- the btuB gene encoding TonB-dependent vitamin B12 receptor BtuB, whose protein sequence is MIKKVSLLTALSVTAFSGWAQDSADSLVVTANRFEQPEKTILAANTVVTRADIDRWQSTTVLDVMRRLPGVDTAQSGGMGQLSSLFIRGTNSSHVLILVDGIRLNQAGVTGSSDLSQFPISLVQRIEYVRGPRSAVYGSDAIGGVVNIITTRAKDGTTLNAGVGSHGYQNYGGSTQQTLGDSTRVTLAGDYTYTKGFDVVADGNNGGLAQTDRDGFMNKTLYGALDHAFSEQWSGFVRGFGYSNRTAYDGYYSSFTPDVLVDTRQLYSQTWDAGLRFNDDIFHSQLLTSYSHSKDYNYDPNLGRYDSTATLDEIKQYNVQWLNSVDVGHGNIGAGVDWQKQSTEPGTNYVTNGYDLRNTGVYLTGLQQFGDFTLEGAVRSDDNSQFGRHGTWQSSAAWEFVEGYRFVASYGTAYKAPNLGQLYGFYGNDHLDPEESKQWEGAFEGLTAGVSWRVSGYRNDVDNLIDFNNNLQQYYNVGKARIKGVEATASFDTGRLTHTVGYDYVDARNAATNELLDRRAKQQVKYQLDTQIYDFDWSLTYHYLGTRYDTDFGTYPSEKVKMGGVSLWDVAVSYPVTSHLTVRGKIANLFDKDYETVYGYQTAGREYTLSGSYTF